The proteins below are encoded in one region of Shewanella algae:
- a CDS encoding VOC family protein, producing MPKLEKIDHIHIYAPDRLSAEQWYKEVLGFNRVESLERWFLEGGPLTIENGGVHIALFESDTLVNTTVAFSVDSTNYEEWKAQLGNHGVDFKESDHALSWSIYFSDPYGNPYEITSYEYEEIKKLKK from the coding sequence ATGCCAAAGCTAGAGAAAATAGATCACATCCATATTTATGCGCCAGATCGTTTGAGTGCGGAGCAATGGTACAAAGAAGTATTAGGGTTCAATCGAGTTGAGTCGCTTGAACGTTGGTTTTTAGAAGGTGGACCATTAACAATTGAAAATGGTGGTGTTCACATTGCACTCTTTGAATCAGACACTTTAGTAAATACGACCGTGGCGTTTTCTGTGGATTCTACAAACTACGAAGAATGGAAAGCGCAGCTTGGTAATCATGGTGTTGATTTCAAAGAAAGTGATCATGCTCTGTCATGGTCTATTTATTTTAGCGATCCATATGGTAATCCGTATGAAATTACTAGTTATGAATACGAAGAAATCAAAAAACTAAAAAAATAA
- a CDS encoding ATP-binding protein, with translation MVAKRIRAKERDAIIQSLKSGVTPKIGIQHIQVGRVNELKALIQDIDRISDGGSAFRLIIGDYGSGKTFFLSVVRAIALENKLVTVNADLSPDRRIHASAGQARNLYSELMRNMATRNKPDGSALTSVVEKFITEAMKEADTSGKSINSIIHEKLASLSELVGGYDFAKVIEAYWIGHEKDDEILKASAIKWLRAEYSTKTDARNDLGVRTIISDASFYDALKLMSLFVRQAGYQGLLVNLDEMVNLYKLNNTTARTSNYEQILRILNDCLQGSAEYLGFLLGGTPEFLLDPRKGLYSYEALQSRLADNSFAKQAGVIDYSSPALHLASLTPEELYILLKNLRHVYAEGDETKYLVPDESLKAFLQHCSQTIGDAYFRTPRNTIKAFLDMLAVIDQNPQIAWHSLISSVAINEDKPSDVELETEDNEDGFADFKL, from the coding sequence ATGGTTGCAAAAAGAATACGAGCTAAAGAAAGAGATGCAATTATCCAATCTCTGAAGTCAGGTGTTACTCCTAAGATTGGAATCCAGCATATCCAAGTAGGTCGAGTAAATGAATTAAAAGCGCTAATCCAAGACATTGATCGGATCTCAGATGGAGGTTCAGCTTTCAGGCTCATTATCGGCGATTATGGTTCTGGTAAAACATTCTTTTTAAGTGTTGTACGCGCTATTGCTCTAGAGAATAAGCTTGTAACCGTCAATGCAGACTTATCTCCTGATAGACGTATTCATGCATCGGCTGGTCAAGCTAGGAACCTTTACTCTGAGCTAATGCGTAACATGGCTACTCGCAACAAACCTGATGGTAGTGCTTTAACCAGTGTCGTTGAAAAGTTCATCACAGAAGCAATGAAAGAAGCTGATACTTCAGGAAAAAGTATAAATTCAATTATCCATGAAAAATTAGCATCACTTTCTGAACTGGTTGGCGGTTATGATTTTGCTAAAGTTATTGAGGCTTATTGGATAGGTCATGAGAAAGATGATGAGATATTAAAAGCTAGCGCCATAAAATGGTTACGAGCAGAGTATTCAACTAAAACCGATGCCCGAAATGACCTAGGAGTTCGAACAATTATTTCTGATGCATCTTTTTATGATGCACTGAAATTAATGAGTTTATTTGTCAGACAAGCTGGCTACCAAGGGCTTCTAGTTAATTTAGACGAGATGGTAAATCTGTATAAGTTGAACAACACCACAGCGAGAACTTCTAACTATGAACAAATACTCCGAATTCTAAACGATTGCTTGCAAGGAAGCGCTGAGTATTTGGGCTTCCTTCTCGGCGGAACCCCTGAGTTTCTGCTAGATCCACGTAAAGGCTTGTATAGCTATGAAGCACTACAATCTAGATTGGCAGATAACAGCTTTGCTAAACAAGCGGGCGTGATTGATTATTCGTCACCAGCCCTACACCTCGCTAGCTTAACCCCAGAAGAACTTTATATTTTGCTTAAAAACTTGCGTCATGTTTATGCTGAAGGTGACGAAACGAAGTACTTGGTTCCAGACGAATCTCTCAAAGCGTTCTTACAGCATTGCAGCCAAACTATAGGGGATGCGTATTTTCGAACGCCACGTAACACCATTAAAGCATTTTTAGACATGCTCGCAGTAATCGACCAAAACCCGCAAATTGCGTGGCATAGTCTAATCTCATCAGTAGCAATAAATGAAGATAAGCCTTCCGATGTTGAACTCGAAACAGAGGACAATGAAGATGGATTTGCTGACTTCAAACTATGA
- a CDS encoding TerB N-terminal domain-containing protein encodes MEFVIGLFVTYLLYRFFKGKKNDKPSAQNPSPQRTHQPFSEKTKVSESRTSSPSIAVGSSSISVSSSSNHAYLDDDDDFATFTIHTSFGREPEKTTNKQKGRWISVDEQLSVNGRQLTKGFFYFGGVMNSLDGYGIEPSLVDDKRPASSPSVDSEIYTDESLGYWPTYASLSKGCRGAYLDWLASDRSNPSTPIGYVFIYFYGFERRVIENKSNNQISNEEYIAIFEEVLRLNSVFNANRSFRGYSTNFLELMALQRPSLLEDRLSDIPETNNALSFRVKLAKTIANGNPVTAPLALEWLKNTFEYSLKTPARRCEEEFSQLFQIRFSDKFGEGISVKPNKTKLRLSYHAASNGVHGVDLELGDLPDPSILKGPIKKLIPIAEQCTEELSSYSRYLGKADTSRSDIAALMLLPKELANEANSPVIETFKSWANQIISSNDGLTTVKDFWTHTGTPLPKAFNKKENELVANLAAKAEIGIAPDQRFHHAKLKTDDNIVLFSPGHGEFFEPSSTFNQVSLAIRLGAMVATIDGTVDHHEKIALQTLINHDDKLSPSEKNSLNAYLTWRLNSPVNNTGLKARIEKLGVPQVEFLKRFMLSIALADGKIDASEIKQIEKLYTSLGLDKSLVTSDIHAFASSKQPISATSKDASIDKSTFQLDEGILAMHESDTNDAKSMLESIFAVDEEAELEMSPTADVNEESLDSPYKELFETLIAKESWPRKEVHELCSKLNIMVDGALETINDWAYDKVDAPVLDDDGDIYVDLEIVEELKG; translated from the coding sequence ATGGAATTTGTTATTGGGTTATTTGTAACTTATTTGCTTTATAGATTTTTTAAAGGTAAGAAGAACGATAAACCTTCTGCACAAAATCCGTCTCCCCAAAGAACTCACCAACCTTTTTCCGAAAAAACAAAAGTCTCTGAAAGTAGAACGTCATCGCCCAGTATTGCTGTAGGTTCTTCCAGCATAAGTGTATCCAGTTCGTCTAATCATGCTTATTTAGACGATGATGATGACTTTGCTACTTTTACTATTCATACAAGCTTTGGCCGAGAGCCAGAAAAAACAACGAACAAACAAAAAGGTCGATGGATAAGTGTAGATGAACAACTTTCTGTTAATGGAAGACAGTTAACGAAAGGCTTTTTCTACTTTGGTGGAGTAATGAATTCACTAGATGGGTACGGTATAGAGCCATCTCTAGTGGATGATAAACGCCCGGCTTCAAGTCCCTCGGTAGATTCAGAAATATACACTGATGAATCCTTAGGGTACTGGCCAACTTACGCATCCTTATCTAAAGGCTGTAGAGGCGCTTACCTAGATTGGCTCGCCTCTGATCGCTCAAACCCCAGTACGCCAATTGGTTATGTCTTCATCTATTTCTACGGGTTTGAGAGAAGAGTCATCGAAAACAAATCCAATAATCAAATATCTAATGAAGAGTACATAGCAATATTTGAAGAAGTGTTGCGTCTCAATAGCGTTTTCAACGCAAATCGTTCGTTCAGAGGATACTCTACTAATTTCCTCGAACTAATGGCACTTCAAAGACCCTCCTTATTAGAAGATAGACTGTCAGATATACCAGAAACTAATAATGCATTGTCATTCAGAGTTAAACTTGCAAAAACTATAGCCAATGGAAACCCTGTAACAGCTCCCTTAGCTTTAGAGTGGCTAAAAAATACATTCGAGTATTCCCTAAAAACTCCCGCCCGTAGATGTGAAGAAGAGTTTAGCCAGCTTTTCCAAATTAGATTTTCTGACAAGTTTGGCGAAGGAATTTCCGTAAAACCCAATAAAACTAAACTGCGACTTTCATACCATGCGGCAAGCAATGGTGTGCATGGGGTTGATTTGGAGTTGGGTGACTTACCTGATCCAAGTATTCTCAAAGGCCCAATTAAAAAGCTCATTCCTATTGCCGAACAATGTACAGAAGAGTTGAGCAGCTATAGCCGTTACTTAGGAAAAGCTGATACCTCAAGGAGTGATATTGCAGCGCTGATGTTATTACCTAAAGAATTGGCAAACGAAGCAAACTCACCAGTTATAGAAACATTTAAGTCTTGGGCAAATCAGATAATTAGTTCAAATGATGGACTAACCACAGTCAAGGATTTCTGGACTCATACAGGTACACCTCTCCCTAAGGCGTTTAACAAAAAAGAAAATGAACTAGTCGCTAACTTGGCTGCTAAGGCTGAAATAGGTATTGCGCCAGACCAACGTTTTCACCATGCAAAATTGAAAACCGATGATAACATTGTGCTCTTCTCACCGGGCCATGGAGAGTTTTTTGAGCCAAGCTCGACATTCAATCAAGTAAGTTTAGCAATTAGGTTAGGGGCAATGGTCGCAACGATAGATGGTACTGTAGATCATCATGAGAAAATCGCCTTACAAACGTTGATAAACCACGATGACAAACTCTCACCTTCTGAAAAGAACTCGTTAAATGCATATTTAACTTGGCGTCTAAATTCTCCTGTAAATAATACCGGATTGAAAGCTAGGATTGAAAAACTCGGCGTTCCACAGGTTGAATTCTTGAAAAGATTCATGCTTTCCATCGCTCTTGCTGATGGAAAAATCGATGCTTCTGAAATTAAGCAAATCGAAAAGTTATATACCTCATTAGGCTTAGATAAGTCACTCGTTACAAGTGACATTCATGCATTTGCCTCCAGTAAACAACCTATCTCAGCCACATCTAAAGACGCTTCAATTGATAAAAGTACCTTTCAGTTGGATGAAGGTATTCTAGCTATGCATGAAAGTGACACCAACGATGCAAAGAGTATGCTGGAGAGTATATTTGCCGTTGATGAAGAAGCTGAACTGGAAATGAGCCCCACCGCTGATGTCAATGAAGAAAGCTTAGATAGCCCTTACAAAGAGCTTTTTGAAACTTTGATAGCTAAAGAGTCGTGGCCACGTAAAGAAGTTCATGAACTGTGCAGCAAACTAAACATAATGGTTGATGGCGCATTAGAAACTATTAATGACTGGGCTTATGACAAAGTTGATGCGCCAGTTCTAGATGACGATGGTGATATCTATGTCGATCTAGAAATCGTAGAAGAATTGAAGGGATAA
- a CDS encoding DEAD/DEAH box helicase, with the protein MIDEHEKLDHRIQRWIFKQGWTGLREIQCLAIEPILSEKTDVLISASTAAGKTEAFFLPALSTIAPQETGVGILYVSPLKALINDQDRRLESLSDLLEIPVTAWHGDSSQGRKKKLKASPSGVVLITPESLESLLIRDSGWIKAAFSNLKYIVIDEFHAFIGSERGHHLLSLLHRLEHLLGRLKTPIPRVALSATLGELEKVPLSLRPNRSLPCKIIKDTHSTSTLKVQVKGYVNPANLEAESSNDAEYTICQDLFKFCRGGNHLVFANSRSRTESIAATLSDFCEEKIVPNEFFPHHGSLSKDLRESLEKRLQQEHYPTTAICTMTLELGIDIGKVNSVIQVTAPHSISSLRQRMGRSGRRGGASILRMLIAEAELIKDSSVIDKLRLELIQSLAMIRLLIGSKWYEPADTSLYHFSTLLHQILAVTAQWGGIRAEQLFSLLCKDGPFQNVNVENFKALLIHMGKTELITQLGSGELVLGLLGEKLTSHYSFYAVFKTPEEFRIVCGTKSLGTLPVDSLVLEGQYIVFGGKRWKVNDIDREKKVIYVEHAKGGKPPKFGGTGLNIHDVVRQEMFQILKDGDYRISVGDRKVDFANSAARELFGESVRYFEDAKLSREPLLQVGNTTYIFPWLGDKVVNTIVALLIQHGFEAGAYAGVIEVEKASLESVRSTLLKLASTELPTETELAQQVLEKRIEKFDDFLPENILSIGYGAKAFDIKNAKSFFKSLAFSG; encoded by the coding sequence ATGATTGATGAACATGAAAAATTAGACCATCGGATTCAGCGCTGGATATTCAAACAAGGCTGGACTGGCTTACGAGAAATACAATGCCTTGCTATTGAACCTATATTGTCTGAAAAGACAGATGTGCTGATCAGCGCTTCAACCGCAGCAGGAAAGACAGAGGCATTTTTCTTGCCTGCGCTCAGCACTATCGCACCTCAAGAAACGGGTGTAGGGATCCTTTACGTTAGCCCTCTAAAAGCCCTTATAAATGACCAAGATAGGCGCTTAGAAAGTCTGTCTGACCTGTTAGAAATACCGGTTACTGCCTGGCATGGTGATAGCTCACAGGGCCGAAAGAAGAAGTTAAAAGCATCGCCGTCTGGTGTCGTGTTAATAACACCTGAGTCATTGGAGTCATTACTCATCAGAGACTCAGGCTGGATCAAAGCTGCATTCTCTAATTTGAAATATATCGTTATTGACGAGTTTCATGCCTTTATTGGTTCTGAGCGCGGCCATCACTTACTCTCTTTACTACATAGACTTGAACACCTTCTCGGAAGACTAAAAACACCAATCCCGAGAGTAGCTTTGAGTGCTACGCTTGGTGAGTTAGAGAAAGTACCTCTATCACTTCGCCCTAATCGATCTTTACCTTGCAAGATCATCAAAGATACACATTCGACTTCCACCCTGAAGGTTCAGGTAAAGGGGTATGTAAACCCTGCTAACTTAGAAGCTGAGTCTTCCAATGATGCCGAATATACGATCTGTCAAGATTTATTTAAATTTTGTCGAGGCGGAAATCACCTTGTGTTTGCAAATAGTAGGAGCCGTACAGAAAGCATTGCGGCTACATTATCTGACTTCTGTGAAGAAAAAATTGTACCGAATGAATTTTTTCCTCACCATGGTTCGCTATCTAAAGATCTTCGAGAAAGCTTAGAAAAGCGATTGCAACAGGAGCATTATCCTACCACAGCGATTTGCACAATGACTCTTGAACTAGGCATTGATATCGGCAAGGTAAACTCAGTAATTCAAGTAACAGCCCCCCACTCTATTTCAAGTTTACGTCAAAGAATGGGACGCTCAGGAAGACGCGGTGGAGCCTCAATATTACGAATGCTCATCGCTGAAGCTGAATTGATAAAAGACTCTAGCGTCATTGACAAGCTGAGACTGGAGCTTATTCAGTCTCTGGCCATGATCAGACTTCTTATCGGCAGTAAATGGTATGAACCAGCTGATACATCACTTTATCACTTCTCAACACTCCTTCATCAAATACTTGCGGTTACTGCACAATGGGGAGGAATTAGAGCAGAGCAATTATTTAGTTTGCTCTGTAAAGATGGCCCTTTTCAAAACGTTAATGTTGAAAACTTCAAAGCACTACTTATCCACATGGGCAAAACAGAACTCATAACTCAGTTAGGAAGTGGTGAATTGGTGCTTGGCCTTTTGGGAGAAAAGCTGACAAGCCATTACTCGTTCTATGCTGTTTTTAAAACGCCTGAAGAGTTCCGGATTGTATGTGGAACCAAATCACTCGGAACGCTGCCTGTAGATTCATTGGTATTAGAAGGGCAGTATATTGTTTTCGGTGGAAAACGTTGGAAAGTAAACGACATAGATCGCGAAAAGAAAGTCATTTATGTGGAGCATGCAAAAGGTGGCAAGCCGCCTAAATTTGGTGGGACGGGCTTGAACATACATGATGTTGTCCGGCAGGAGATGTTCCAAATATTAAAAGACGGTGACTACAGAATTTCTGTGGGGGATCGGAAAGTCGACTTCGCTAATTCAGCGGCACGAGAACTGTTTGGTGAGAGTGTAAGATATTTCGAAGATGCAAAGCTCTCTAGAGAACCACTGCTCCAGGTTGGCAATACAACTTATATATTCCCATGGCTTGGCGACAAAGTGGTAAATACAATTGTCGCCTTGCTAATCCAACATGGCTTTGAAGCTGGTGCATATGCAGGAGTCATAGAAGTAGAAAAAGCGTCATTAGAAAGTGTTCGCTCAACATTGCTCAAACTTGCTTCAACGGAACTCCCAACAGAAACAGAACTTGCACAGCAAGTATTGGAAAAACGTATCGAAAAATTTGATGATTTTTTGCCAGAAAACATTCTATCCATTGGGTATGGAGCAAAAGCTTTTGATATAAAAAATGCTAAAAGTTTTTTTAAGAGTTTAGCTTTCAGTGGGTAG
- the gcvP gene encoding aminomethyl-transferring glycine dehydrogenase, whose product MTKQTLTQLEQHELFIRRHIGSDALQQQEMLNYVGAESLEDLTAQIVPESIRLNRDLAVGEACGEAEGLAYIKGLAKQNKVFKSYIGMGYYGTEVPNVILRNVLENPGWYTAYTPYQPEIAQGRLEAVLNFQQMSMDLSGLDLASASLLDEATAAAEAMALAKRVSKAKKANIFFVADDLFPQTLDVVKTRAECFGFEVVVGPAEEALNHELFGALFQYSGKTGELNDQRELFAKLREQKAIVAVAADIMSLVLLKSPGSLGADVVFGSAQRFGVPMGYGGPHAAFFVTRDEHKRSMPGRIIGVSKDSRGNTALRMAMQTREQHIRREKANSNICTAQILLANMASFYAVYHGPQGLKTIAERIHRLTDILAAGLKAKGVELVNASWFDTLTFKVADKDAVLARAVAAESNLRIDAEGTLGVSLDETTTADDLAALFDIILGAGHGLDVAALDAEILAKGSESIPAALLRDEAILTHPTFNSFHSETEMLRYIKRLENKDLALNHSMISLGSCTMKLNATAEMLPISWPEFANLHPFCPLDQAKGYEKLLNELSDYLVEITGYDAMCLQPNSGASGEYAGLLAIKKYHESRGEGHRNVCLIPQSAHGTNPASAQMAGMKIVVVGCDKRGNVDMEDLRAKAAEVADNLSCIMITYPSTHGVYEETVSEICEVIHQHGGQVYLDGANMNAQVGVTTPGFIGADVSHLNLHKTFAIPHGGGGPGMGPIGVKAHLAPFVAGHTLVKPGRESDNNGAVSAAPYGSASILPISWMYIKLLGAKGLRESTQNAMLNANYVMKKLSEHYPVLYRGRNDRVAHECIIDLRPLKEASGVTEMDVAKRLNDYGFHAPTMSFPVAGTLMIEPTESESKAELDRFIEAMVAIRGEIARVEAGEWPADNNPLHNAPHTLADIMDPAFDSRPYDRELAVFPNATVKANKFWPTVNRIDDVYGDRNLFCACVPMSEYE is encoded by the coding sequence ATGACCAAGCAAACCCTCACTCAGTTAGAGCAGCACGAACTCTTTATCCGTCGTCATATCGGCTCCGACGCCCTGCAGCAGCAAGAGATGCTGAACTATGTAGGCGCCGAGTCACTGGAAGATCTGACGGCGCAGATAGTACCGGAGTCGATTCGTCTGAACCGGGATCTGGCCGTGGGCGAAGCCTGTGGCGAAGCCGAAGGTCTGGCCTATATCAAGGGTCTGGCCAAGCAGAACAAGGTATTCAAGAGCTACATAGGCATGGGCTACTACGGCACTGAAGTGCCTAACGTTATTTTGCGCAATGTGCTGGAAAACCCGGGTTGGTACACGGCTTATACCCCTTACCAGCCGGAAATCGCCCAGGGCCGCCTGGAAGCGGTACTGAACTTCCAGCAGATGTCCATGGACCTCTCTGGCCTGGATCTGGCCTCCGCCTCGCTGCTGGACGAAGCCACAGCCGCCGCCGAAGCCATGGCGCTGGCCAAGCGAGTATCCAAGGCCAAGAAAGCCAATATCTTTTTCGTTGCCGATGACTTGTTCCCGCAGACGCTGGATGTGGTCAAGACCCGCGCCGAATGCTTTGGTTTTGAAGTCGTCGTAGGCCCCGCCGAGGAAGCGCTCAATCATGAACTCTTTGGTGCCCTGTTCCAGTACAGCGGCAAGACAGGCGAGCTGAACGATCAGCGTGAACTCTTCGCCAAGCTGCGTGAGCAGAAGGCGATTGTGGCTGTTGCCGCCGATATCATGTCGCTGGTATTGCTCAAGTCTCCCGGTAGCCTGGGCGCCGACGTGGTCTTTGGCAGCGCGCAGCGTTTCGGCGTGCCTATGGGGTATGGTGGCCCGCACGCCGCTTTCTTCGTGACCCGTGACGAGCACAAGCGTTCCATGCCTGGCCGTATCATAGGCGTTTCCAAAGATAGCCGTGGCAACACAGCGCTGCGGATGGCGATGCAAACCCGTGAGCAGCATATCCGCCGCGAAAAGGCCAACTCCAATATCTGTACCGCGCAGATCCTGCTGGCCAACATGGCCTCTTTCTACGCTGTATATCATGGCCCACAAGGGCTGAAGACCATAGCCGAGCGTATCCACCGCCTTACCGATATTCTCGCCGCCGGCCTCAAGGCCAAGGGCGTTGAGCTGGTCAACGCTAGCTGGTTCGACACTCTGACCTTCAAAGTGGCCGACAAAGACGCCGTGCTGGCCCGCGCCGTTGCCGCCGAGAGCAACCTGCGTATCGATGCCGAAGGCACTCTGGGTGTCAGCCTGGATGAAACCACTACCGCTGATGATCTGGCAGCCCTGTTTGATATCATTCTGGGCGCCGGTCATGGCCTGGATGTGGCGGCACTGGATGCTGAAATCCTTGCCAAGGGCAGTGAGTCCATCCCTGCGGCGCTGCTGCGTGATGAGGCTATTCTGACTCATCCAACCTTCAACAGCTTCCACAGCGAAACCGAGATGCTGCGCTACATCAAGCGTCTTGAAAACAAAGACCTGGCGCTGAACCACTCGATGATCTCTCTGGGTTCATGCACCATGAAGCTGAACGCCACCGCCGAGATGCTGCCTATCAGCTGGCCGGAATTTGCCAACCTGCATCCTTTCTGCCCGCTGGATCAAGCCAAGGGTTATGAAAAGCTGCTCAATGAGCTGTCTGATTATCTGGTGGAAATCACCGGCTATGACGCCATGTGCCTGCAGCCCAACTCGGGTGCATCCGGCGAATACGCCGGTCTGTTGGCCATCAAGAAGTACCATGAATCCCGAGGCGAGGGGCACCGCAATGTCTGTCTGATCCCTCAGTCGGCTCACGGTACCAACCCGGCTTCGGCGCAGATGGCCGGTATGAAGATAGTGGTTGTGGGCTGTGACAAGCGCGGCAACGTGGACATGGAAGATCTGCGCGCCAAGGCGGCCGAAGTGGCCGACAACCTATCCTGCATCATGATCACTTATCCTTCCACCCACGGCGTGTATGAAGAAACCGTCTCGGAGATCTGTGAGGTGATCCATCAACACGGCGGCCAGGTGTATCTGGACGGTGCCAACATGAATGCCCAGGTGGGCGTGACCACTCCCGGCTTTATCGGCGCGGACGTTTCCCACCTCAACCTGCACAAGACCTTCGCCATCCCTCATGGCGGCGGTGGTCCAGGCATGGGCCCTATCGGCGTAAAAGCGCATTTGGCTCCTTTCGTTGCCGGTCATACTCTGGTTAAGCCGGGCCGCGAAAGCGACAACAACGGCGCCGTTTCTGCCGCGCCTTACGGCAGCGCCAGCATACTGCCAATCAGCTGGATGTACATCAAGCTGCTGGGCGCCAAGGGCCTGCGTGAATCAACCCAGAACGCCATGCTCAACGCCAACTATGTGATGAAGAAGCTGTCAGAGCACTATCCAGTGCTGTACCGCGGCCGTAACGACCGTGTGGCTCACGAGTGCATTATCGATCTGCGCCCGCTGAAAGAAGCCTCCGGCGTCACCGAAATGGATGTTGCCAAGCGTCTCAACGACTACGGCTTCCACGCTCCGACCATGAGCTTCCCGGTTGCCGGAACCCTGATGATCGAGCCGACCGAGTCTGAGTCCAAGGCCGAACTGGACAGATTTATCGAAGCCATGGTGGCCATCCGCGGTGAAATCGCCCGGGTTGAAGCCGGTGAGTGGCCTGCGGACAATAACCCGCTGCACAATGCGCCACACACGCTAGCCGACATCATGGATCCCGCCTTCGACAGCCGTCCATACGATCGCGAACTAGCGGTATTCCCTAATGCCACAGTCAAGGCCAACAAGTTCTGGCCGACCGTGAATCGTATTGATGATGTGTATGGGGATAGGAATTTGTTCTGTGCCTGTGTGCCCATGTCTGAGTACGAGTAA
- the gcvH gene encoding glycine cleavage system protein GcvH — MSNIPSELKYASSHEWIRKEEDGSYTVGITEHAQELLGDMVFVELPEVGDTVSASEDCAVAESVKAASDIYAPLSGEVIAINEALEDSPELVNSDAFGDGWFFRIMPSDLSELDNLLDAEGYQAVIDEE, encoded by the coding sequence ATGAGCAATATTCCAAGCGAACTGAAGTACGCTTCTTCTCACGAATGGATCCGCAAGGAAGAAGACGGTAGCTACACAGTCGGTATCACTGAACATGCGCAGGAGCTGCTGGGTGATATGGTTTTCGTTGAATTGCCGGAAGTAGGCGACACTGTCAGCGCCTCTGAGGATTGCGCTGTGGCCGAGTCTGTTAAGGCCGCTTCAGATATCTATGCCCCTCTGTCCGGTGAAGTGATTGCCATCAACGAAGCGCTGGAAGACAGCCCTGAGCTGGTCAACAGCGATGCATTCGGTGATGGCTGGTTCTTCCGTATCATGCCTTCTGACCTGTCTGAGCTGGACAACCTGCTGGATGCCGAAGGATATCAGGCTGTCATCGACGAAGAATAA
- a CDS encoding imm11 family protein: MNNYEEQYYKVFEVPFRETYLHLKASLDTGRRRYSFTKLDAIDGPIFFTNADKGEMPFIVSDFLLHSFFPVVSKKIADIIMPYSINGFQLFPTVLIDDNEKWHEDFFFFNAYDKLDCIDFDSSDIYDYSSEDSIHEVIRYKLKNEVLDTIPLENRLIIRPSKVAGGGLFINETLVTQIIKHVDPSAFKFFRLSEYTLGDKYV, encoded by the coding sequence ATGAATAATTACGAAGAACAATACTACAAAGTTTTTGAAGTACCATTTCGAGAAACTTACCTTCATTTGAAGGCATCACTGGATACTGGCCGCCGTCGCTACAGTTTCACTAAATTAGATGCTATTGATGGACCAATATTTTTTACTAATGCAGATAAAGGCGAAATGCCGTTCATAGTAAGTGATTTTTTACTCCATAGTTTTTTCCCTGTGGTTTCTAAGAAAATTGCCGACATAATCATGCCTTATAGCATTAATGGCTTTCAGTTGTTTCCTACTGTGTTAATTGATGATAATGAGAAGTGGCATGAAGATTTTTTCTTTTTTAATGCTTATGACAAACTCGACTGTATAGACTTTGACAGCAGTGACATATATGATTATTCATCAGAAGACAGTATACACGAAGTCATTCGGTATAAATTAAAAAACGAAGTGTTAGATACGATTCCATTAGAAAACCGTTTGATCATACGCCCGAGTAAAGTTGCTGGTGGCGGTTTATTCATTAATGAAACTCTTGTGACTCAAATTATTAAGCATGTCGACCCTAGTGCCTTTAAGTTCTTTCGACTGAGTGAATACACATTAGGGGATAAATATGTATAG